A single window of Onychomys torridus chromosome 8, mOncTor1.1, whole genome shotgun sequence DNA harbors:
- the Ufd1 gene encoding ubiquitin recognition factor in ER-associated degradation protein 1 isoform X2 → MTVIMPPSALDQLSRLNITYPMLFKLTNKNSDRMTHCGVLEFVADEGICYLPHWMMQNLLLEEGGLVQVESVNLQVATYSKFQPQSPDFLDITNPKAVLENALRNFACLTTGDVIAINYNEKIYELRVMETKPDKAVSIIECDMNVDFDAPLGYKEPERPVQHEESIEGEADHSGYTGEVGFRAFSGSGNRLDGKKKGVEPSPSPIKPGDIKRGIPNYEFKLGKITFIRNSRPLVKKVEEDEAGGRFVAFSGEGQSLRKKGRKP, encoded by the exons GCCGGCTCAACATTACCTATCCTATGCTATTTAAACTGACCAATAAGAATTCAGACCGAATGACACACTGTGGTGTGCTGGAGTTTGTTGCTGATGAAGGCATCTGTTACCTCCCCCACTGG atgatGCAGAATTTGCTGTTGGAAGAGGGGGGCCTGGTTCAGGTGGAGAGTGTCAACCTTCAGGTGGCTACCTACTCTAAGTTCCAGCCTCAGAGCCCAGACTTCCTGGATATCACCAACCCTAAAGCAGT ATTAGAAAATGCATTGAGAAACTTTGCCTGTCTGACCACTGGAGATGTGATTGCTATCAACTACAATGAGAAG ATCTATGAGCTGCGGGTGATGGAGACCAAACCTGACAAGGCTGTGTCCATTATTGAATGTGACATGAAT GTGGATTTTGATGCTCCCTTGGGCTACAAAGAACCAGAAAGACCAGTACAGCATGAGGAGTCAATA GAGGGAGAAGCTGACCACAGTGGCTATACTGGAGAAGTGGGCTTCCGT GCCTTCTCTGGTTCTGGGAATAGACtggatggaaagaagaaaggggttgagcccagtccctcccccatcaAGCCTGGAGACATTAAAAG AGGGATTCCTAATTACGAATTTAAGCTTGGTAAGATCACTTTCATCAGAAATTCACGTCCATTGGTCAAAAAGGTTGAAGAG GATGAAGCTGGGGGCAGATTTGTTGCTTTCTCTGGAGAAGGACAGTCGCTgcggaagaaggggagaaagccTTAA